In Kitasatospora sp. NBC_00240, the following are encoded in one genomic region:
- a CDS encoding aldo/keto reductase encodes MTENHSDSRPGVTLGTSDLTVFPLSLGGNVFGWTADEAQSFAVLDAFAAGGGNFVDTADVYSAWVPGNTGGESETIIGNWLRSRGNRDDIVVATKVGAHPDSTGLKAHTVKSATEESLRRLGVERIDLLYSHRDDTDTPVEEFIAALDELVKEGKVREIAASNISAERLTEALEFSAREGLARYVAVQPHYNLVSRGTYEGPLAEVVAAHGLSSVPYFALASGFLTGKYRPGGAAVDSARAQGAARYLADPRGPKVLTALDAVAAAHGTEPATVALAWLASRPTVAAPIASARTVEQLPPLLAAATLRLAPEELAALDEASA; translated from the coding sequence ATGACCGAAAACCACAGTGACTCCCGCCCCGGTGTGACGCTCGGCACCTCCGACCTCACGGTGTTCCCGTTGTCGCTCGGCGGCAACGTCTTCGGCTGGACGGCGGACGAGGCGCAGTCCTTCGCGGTGCTGGACGCCTTCGCCGCCGGCGGCGGCAACTTCGTCGACACCGCGGACGTCTACTCGGCCTGGGTGCCGGGCAACACGGGCGGCGAGTCGGAGACCATCATCGGCAACTGGCTGCGCAGCCGGGGCAACCGGGACGACATCGTGGTCGCCACCAAGGTCGGCGCGCACCCCGACTCGACCGGCCTGAAGGCGCACACCGTCAAGTCCGCCACCGAGGAGTCGCTGCGCCGCCTCGGGGTGGAGCGGATCGACCTGCTCTACAGCCACCGGGACGACACCGACACCCCGGTGGAGGAGTTCATCGCCGCCCTGGACGAGCTGGTCAAGGAGGGCAAGGTCCGCGAGATCGCGGCCTCCAACATCAGCGCCGAGCGCCTCACGGAGGCCTTGGAGTTCTCCGCCCGGGAGGGCCTGGCCCGGTACGTGGCCGTCCAGCCGCACTACAACCTGGTCTCCCGCGGCACCTACGAAGGGCCGCTCGCCGAGGTGGTCGCCGCGCACGGCCTCTCCTCGGTGCCCTACTTCGCGCTGGCCTCCGGGTTCCTGACCGGCAAGTACCGGCCCGGCGGCGCCGCCGTGGACAGTGCCCGGGCCCAGGGCGCCGCCCGCTACCTGGCCGACCCGCGCGGCCCGAAGGTGCTCACCGCCCTCGACGCGGTCGCGGCCGCCCACGGCACCGAGCCGGCGACCGTCGCACTGGCCTGGCTGGCGTCCCGCCCGACCGTGGCCGCGCCGATAGCCAGCGCCCGGACGGTCGAGCAGCTGCCGCCGCTGCTGGCCGCCGCCACCCTGCGGCTCGCACCGGAGGAGCTGGCCGCGCTGGACGAGGCCTCGGCCTGA
- a CDS encoding endo alpha-1,4 polygalactosaminidase, with protein sequence MTRRSRPMLAAIALTTALLATSCSSSDDGDDETSADATGSGSPVATAPAVPQPSTPSDTPTDTGSATPGTTGPAPATPAPGTPPAPGTPRPTGQPPAPGPAGAVWQPKPGVTWQWQLGGTLDQSVDVPVYDIDGFEHDASVVASLHAKGRKVICYVNAGSWEDFRPDAAAFSKSMQGSGNGWQGEKWFDIRQIDKLKPLMATRFDMCKAKGFDAVEPDLLDAYINKTGFPLTADDQLKYNRMIAGLAHERGMAVALKNDLDQIPALVGDFDFAVNEQCAEFSECDKLSPFIKAGKAVLHVEYKVPTSKFCGQAKALGLSSMEKHLELDAWRQPC encoded by the coding sequence GTGACCCGCCGTTCCAGGCCCATGCTGGCCGCCATCGCCCTGACCACCGCCCTGCTGGCGACCTCCTGCAGCAGCTCGGACGACGGCGACGACGAGACCTCCGCCGACGCGACGGGCTCCGGATCGCCGGTGGCCACCGCCCCGGCGGTCCCCCAGCCGAGCACGCCTTCGGACACCCCGACGGACACCGGCTCCGCGACCCCCGGCACGACCGGGCCCGCACCGGCCACCCCGGCCCCCGGGACGCCCCCGGCACCCGGCACCCCCCGGCCCACCGGCCAGCCGCCCGCCCCGGGCCCGGCCGGCGCCGTCTGGCAGCCCAAGCCCGGCGTCACCTGGCAGTGGCAGCTCGGCGGCACCCTGGACCAGTCGGTGGACGTACCGGTGTACGACATCGACGGCTTCGAGCACGACGCCTCGGTGGTCGCCTCGCTGCACGCCAAGGGCCGCAAGGTGATCTGCTACGTCAACGCCGGCTCCTGGGAGGACTTCCGCCCGGACGCCGCCGCCTTCTCCAAGAGCATGCAGGGCTCGGGGAACGGCTGGCAGGGCGAGAAGTGGTTCGACATCCGGCAGATCGACAAGCTGAAGCCGCTGATGGCGACCCGCTTCGACATGTGCAAGGCGAAGGGCTTCGACGCCGTCGAGCCCGACCTGCTCGACGCCTACATCAACAAGACCGGTTTCCCGCTCACCGCGGACGACCAGCTGAAGTACAACCGCATGATCGCCGGCCTGGCGCACGAGCGCGGCATGGCGGTGGCCCTGAAGAACGACCTCGACCAGATCCCCGCCCTGGTCGGTGACTTCGACTTCGCGGTCAACGAGCAGTGCGCGGAGTTCAGCGAGTGCGACAAGCTCAGCCCGTTCATCAAGGCGGGCAAGGCCGTGCTGCACGTCGAGTACAAGGTGCCGACGAGCAAGTTCTGCGGGCAGGCGAAGGCCCTGGGCCTCAGCTCGATGGAGAAGCACCTGGAGCTGGACGCCTGGCGCCAGCCCTGCTGA
- a CDS encoding spherulation-specific family 4 protein, with protein MTAGSSHDGRLLVPLYVHPAVDPAAWRAVAAAGPARVAGVVINIADGPGDAFDNVFAAGAEEVRAAGIPLLAYSDTDYGRRPHADVVGDLLTYRQWYAPDGVYFDQVAGHTGALPHYRRLATAARAAGCGTVVFGHGDHPEPGYAEIGLADLLVTFEGDWEAYREMTLPLWTGRHAAAHFCHLVYDVPAEAAVEAAALITARRAGVGCAVPGSGDNPWSTLPFELSALQTQG; from the coding sequence ATGACCGCCGGCTCCTCCCACGACGGCCGCCTGCTGGTGCCGCTGTACGTCCACCCCGCGGTGGACCCGGCGGCCTGGCGGGCGGTCGCCGCCGCCGGGCCCGCCCGGGTCGCCGGCGTCGTCATCAACATCGCCGACGGCCCCGGTGACGCCTTCGACAACGTCTTCGCGGCCGGCGCCGAAGAGGTGCGGGCGGCCGGCATACCGCTGCTCGCCTACTCGGACACCGACTACGGCCGCCGTCCCCACGCGGACGTGGTCGGGGACCTGCTGACCTATCGTCAGTGGTACGCCCCGGACGGTGTCTACTTCGACCAGGTCGCCGGCCACACCGGCGCCCTGCCGCACTACCGCCGGCTGGCCACCGCCGCCCGCGCGGCCGGTTGCGGCACCGTCGTCTTCGGCCACGGCGACCACCCCGAACCGGGTTACGCCGAGATCGGCCTGGCCGATCTGCTGGTCACCTTCGAGGGCGACTGGGAGGCGTACCGTGAGATGACCCTGCCGCTGTGGACGGGCCGTCACGCCGCCGCCCACTTCTGCCACCTGGTGTACGACGTACCGGCCGAGGCCGCCGTCGAGGCCGCGGCGCTGATCACCGCGCGAAGAGCCGGCGTCGGCTGCGCGGTCCCCGGCAGCGGGGACAACCCGTGGTCGACCCTGCCGTTCGAACTGTCGGCGCTCCAGACCCAGGGCTGA
- a CDS encoding NAD(P)-dependent oxidoreductase, with protein MRILLLGADGFLGRHAADALRELPGATLLTGGRRAAHDLPVDLATAQADVLAEQLRQLSVDAVVNFAGAVAGSAVKLAEVNARGPAVLCEALREGAPQARLVHIGSAGEYGACENGTSLGESAQPRPVGVYGATKLAGSLAVAGSALDAVVLRVFNPVGPGAPAGSLPGRLAAELRRAGPDGVVEVGDLSAYRDFVDARDIARAVALAVSAPAPLPRVINLAGGVARPVRAIADGLVAAAAFAGRIDESGAGSERSAAVSWQQADISLAAQELGWKPETDLGDTLRDLWLSTEPDPVAA; from the coding sequence GTGAGGATCCTGCTGCTCGGCGCCGACGGCTTCCTCGGCCGGCACGCCGCCGACGCCCTGCGCGAGCTGCCCGGGGCCACCCTGCTCACCGGCGGCCGCCGGGCCGCCCACGACCTGCCGGTCGACCTCGCGACGGCGCAGGCCGACGTGCTGGCCGAGCAGTTGCGGCAGCTCTCGGTCGACGCGGTGGTCAACTTCGCCGGCGCGGTGGCCGGCAGCGCCGTCAAGCTCGCCGAGGTCAACGCCCGCGGCCCGGCCGTGCTCTGCGAGGCGCTCCGGGAGGGCGCCCCGCAGGCCCGGCTGGTGCACATCGGCTCGGCCGGCGAGTACGGCGCCTGCGAGAACGGCACCTCGCTGGGCGAATCCGCGCAGCCCCGCCCGGTCGGGGTGTACGGCGCCACCAAGCTGGCCGGCAGCCTCGCGGTGGCCGGTTCGGCGCTGGACGCGGTGGTCCTGCGGGTCTTCAACCCGGTCGGGCCCGGCGCGCCGGCCGGCTCGCTGCCCGGCCGGCTCGCCGCCGAGCTGCGCCGGGCCGGCCCGGACGGCGTGGTGGAGGTCGGCGACCTCTCCGCGTACCGGGACTTCGTGGACGCCCGGGACATCGCCCGGGCGGTCGCGCTGGCCGTCTCGGCACCGGCCCCGCTGCCCCGGGTGATCAACCTGGCCGGTGGCGTGGCCCGCCCGGTGCGGGCGATCGCGGACGGCCTGGTGGCCGCGGCCGCCTTCGCCGGCCGGATCGACGAGAGCGGCGCCGGCTCGGAGCGGTCCGCCGCCGTCTCCTGGCAGCAGGCCGACATCTCCCTCGCCGCACAGGAGCTGGGGTGGAAGCCGGAGACCGATCTCGGTGACACCCTGCGCGACCTGTGGCTGAGCACCGAGCCGGACCCGGTCGCCGCATGA
- a CDS encoding SDR family NAD(P)-dependent oxidoreductase encodes MSTVAVTGAEGFIGSHLVETLVADGHQVRAMVQYNSFSSFGWLETLDREVLDSVEIVLGDVRDPGSVNGLVKGTEAVYHLAALIAIPYSYRAPHSYIETNVTGTLNVLEAVRHLEIPRLVHTSTSETYGTAQTVPITEDHPINTQSPYAASKAGGDRLADSYHASFETPVVTLRPFNTFGPRQSMRAVIPTVIAQLAAGETVITLGDLRPTRDFTFVKDTAAAFRTVGTAPAETVVGKTFNAGTGGEISVGDLVTLVGKLMGVDVTVREDEQRIRPANSEVMRLVADATRLRTATGWAPGHSLEEGLEQTIEFFRDPANLSRYKTDLYNV; translated from the coding sequence ATGAGCACCGTCGCCGTCACCGGAGCCGAGGGCTTCATCGGCTCCCACCTCGTCGAGACCCTGGTCGCCGACGGCCACCAGGTCCGCGCGATGGTCCAGTACAACTCCTTCTCCTCCTTCGGCTGGCTGGAGACCCTCGACCGCGAGGTGCTCGACTCGGTCGAGATCGTCCTCGGCGACGTCCGCGACCCGGGCTCGGTCAACGGCCTGGTCAAGGGCACCGAGGCGGTCTACCACCTGGCCGCCCTGATCGCGATCCCCTACTCCTACCGGGCGCCGCACTCGTACATCGAGACCAACGTCACCGGCACCCTCAACGTCCTGGAGGCCGTGCGCCACCTGGAGATCCCGCGCCTGGTGCACACCTCGACCAGCGAGACCTACGGCACCGCGCAGACCGTGCCGATCACCGAGGACCACCCGATCAACACGCAGTCCCCCTACGCGGCCTCCAAGGCCGGCGGGGACCGCCTCGCGGACAGCTACCACGCGAGCTTCGAGACCCCGGTCGTCACGCTGCGCCCGTTCAACACCTTCGGCCCGCGCCAGTCGATGCGCGCGGTCATCCCGACCGTGATCGCCCAGCTCGCCGCCGGCGAGACCGTGATCACCCTCGGCGACCTGCGCCCGACCCGTGACTTCACCTTCGTCAAGGACACCGCGGCCGCCTTCCGCACCGTCGGCACCGCGCCCGCCGAGACCGTGGTCGGCAAGACCTTCAACGCCGGCACCGGCGGCGAGATCTCGGTCGGCGACCTGGTCACCCTGGTCGGCAAGCTGATGGGCGTCGACGTCACCGTCAGGGAGGACGAGCAGCGCATCCGCCCGGCCAACTCCGAGGTCATGCGTCTGGTCGCGGACGCCACCCGGCTGCGCACGGCCACCGGCTGGGCCCCGGGCCACTCCCTGGAGGAGGGCCTGGAGCAGACCATCGAGTTCTTCCGGGACCCGGCCAACCTGTCCCGGTACAAGACCGACCTGTACAACGTCTGA
- the pelF gene encoding GT4 family glycosyltransferase PelF, which produces MRVTLLTEGTYPHQHGGVSVWCDQLVQGMPDVDFDIVAVTGTGHEPLAWELPANVRSVTTAPLWGPASGAKPPRRKELRRFLDAYERFLHSILDPVYTTHFGTELYGFADLARRGLLSPALRSEPALRTLQRVWTRDYLPTAVSRPTLHDALNATDLLEHALRPLSVEPPQDGVAHAASGGLATLPGLIASQQFGVPFLLTEHGIYLRERYLGYRTGPYRWPVKALLLGFYRMLAEESYRRAALVTPGNRYNRRWEERGGTPSAHIRTVYNGVDPAAFPPAGPEPQTPTLSWAGRVDPIKDLETLIRAFAIVLKEMPDAKLRLFGGTPKGGEGYRDGCIALAAELGIADSVVFEGRVADITDAYAAGNVVMLSSISEGFPFTLIEAMSCGRSTVSTDVGGVREAVGDTGLVVPPREPEPMAAAALELLRDPERRARLGEQARLRVIEQFTLRQNIDGFRNIYTELLGTARWLPEGVVAVGADGPDLPQERAGTAAGRPVTSWGRRAEKLQEAR; this is translated from the coding sequence ATGCGCGTCACCCTGCTCACCGAGGGGACGTATCCGCACCAGCACGGGGGCGTGAGTGTCTGGTGCGACCAGCTCGTCCAGGGCATGCCGGACGTCGATTTCGACATCGTCGCGGTGACCGGCACCGGCCACGAGCCGCTCGCCTGGGAACTGCCCGCCAACGTGCGGTCGGTGACCACCGCACCGCTCTGGGGCCCGGCCTCGGGTGCCAAGCCGCCGCGCCGCAAGGAGCTGCGGAGATTCCTCGACGCGTACGAGCGCTTCCTGCACTCCATCCTCGACCCGGTCTACACCACCCACTTCGGCACGGAGCTGTACGGCTTCGCCGACCTCGCCCGGCGCGGCCTGCTCAGCCCGGCGCTGCGCAGCGAACCCGCCCTGCGCACCCTGCAGCGTGTCTGGACCCGCGACTACCTGCCGACCGCCGTCTCCCGGCCCACCCTGCACGACGCGCTCAATGCGACCGACCTGCTGGAGCACGCACTGCGCCCGCTCTCGGTCGAACCGCCGCAGGACGGCGTCGCGCACGCGGCCAGCGGCGGCCTGGCGACCCTGCCCGGCCTGATCGCCTCGCAGCAGTTCGGCGTACCGTTCCTGCTCACCGAGCACGGCATCTACCTGCGCGAGCGCTACCTCGGCTACCGCACCGGCCCGTACCGGTGGCCGGTCAAGGCGCTGCTGCTGGGCTTCTACCGGATGCTCGCCGAGGAGAGCTACCGGCGGGCCGCGCTGGTCACCCCCGGCAACCGGTACAACCGGCGCTGGGAGGAGCGCGGCGGCACGCCGTCCGCGCACATCCGCACCGTCTACAACGGCGTCGACCCGGCGGCCTTCCCGCCCGCCGGTCCCGAGCCGCAGACCCCCACCCTGAGCTGGGCCGGCCGGGTCGACCCGATCAAGGACCTGGAGACGCTGATCCGGGCCTTCGCGATCGTCCTCAAGGAGATGCCGGACGCCAAGCTGCGGCTGTTCGGCGGGACCCCCAAGGGCGGCGAGGGCTACCGCGACGGCTGCATAGCCCTGGCCGCCGAGCTCGGCATCGCCGACTCGGTGGTCTTCGAGGGCCGCGTCGCCGACATCACCGACGCCTACGCGGCCGGGAACGTGGTGATGCTCTCCAGCATCAGCGAGGGCTTCCCGTTCACCCTGATCGAGGCGATGTCCTGCGGCCGCTCGACCGTCTCCACCGATGTGGGCGGCGTCCGCGAGGCCGTCGGCGACACCGGCCTGGTCGTCCCGCCGCGCGAGCCCGAGCCGATGGCCGCCGCCGCCCTGGAGCTGCTGCGCGACCCGGAACGCCGGGCCCGGCTCGGCGAGCAGGCCCGGCTGCGGGTGATCGAGCAGTTCACCCTGCGCCAGAACATCGACGGCTTCCGCAACATCTACACCGAGCTGCTCGGCACCGCCCGCTGGCTGCCCGAGGGCGTCGTCGCGGTCGGCGCCGACGGCCCGGACCTGCCGCAGGAGCGCGCCGGCACGGCCGCCGGCCGCCCCGTCACCAGCTGGGGCCGGCGCGCCGAGAAGCTGCAGGAGGCCCGATGA